From a region of the Torulaspora globosa chromosome 7, complete sequence genome:
- the YRB1 gene encoding Ran GTPase-binding protein YRB1 (ancestral locus Anc_3.204), whose product MSETGDSKPLEAPKAAEATSKPPTASVFSMFGGKKSDAPKKEPEEKEGAESKSEKKADANDEDESPESPDVHFEPIVHLEKVDVKTMEEDEEVLYKVRAKLFRFDAEAKEWKERGTGDVKFLKSKTSGKVRLLMRRDKTLKVCANHIVAPEYVLKPNVGSDRSWVYACTVDVSDGEPEAFTFAIRFGSKENADKFKEEFEKAQEMNKKA is encoded by the coding sequence ATGTCTGAAACCGGTGATAGTAAACCATTAGAGGCCCCTAAGGCAGCAGAAGCTACTTCCAAACCACCAACAGCATCTGTGTTCTCGATGTTTGGTGGCAAGAAAAGCGACGCTCCAAAGAAGGaaccagaagaaaaagaaggTGCTGAGTCCAAgagcgagaagaaagcggATGCAAATGATGAGGACGAGTCCCCAGAGTCTCCGGATGTTCATTTTGAACCAATCGTCCATTTAGAGAAGGTTGATGTTAAGACCatggaagaagatgaagaggtgCTGTATAAGGTTAGAGCCAAGCTGTTCAGGTTTGATGCGGAAGCTAAGGAATGGAAGGAGAGAGGCACTGGTGACGTTaaatttttgaagagcaaaaCCAGCGGGAAGGTCAGATTACTGATGAGAAGGGATAAAACTCTGAAAGTTTGCGCAAACCATATTGTTGCGCCTGAATACGTTTTGAAGCCAAACGTGGGCTCTGATAGATCCTGGGTTTATGCATGTACCGTGGATGTTTCTGATGGAGAACCAGAGGCGTTTACTTTTGCCATCAGATTTGGCTCCAAGGAAAATGCTGACAAGTTCAAGGAGGAGTTTGAAAAAGCCCAAGAAATGAATAAGAAGGCCTGA
- the GPI18 gene encoding GPI-anchor transamidase GPI18 (ancestral locus Anc_3.201): protein MILGITLTFIVSRLILYGLIFVAPTGQFDTSTELTLKKLQALGTDDYWNVHLWNKLLSWDAVFFLKGMTSKGKIPRFEHELAFSTLWSSMVKYFAKTDDVYQTLKVAVLLENILFYSSSVVLYYLTRAIFSENNKKQYYGKRLAKISTNLFIFTSASGFLTGIYSEPLSFALTFVGILLHEKSTSTTIPNGIDCNWSRWPFYFLSAIFFAVATINRANCVLLGIYYIVDLLQLVSHRRMLKALFFPLLAGTTMLIVCLYQHYSLPYQAFCPQRGEWCTTQMFDGLPFTKTNFYGFIQSRYWNCGFLRYWTLNNIPNFLIAMPNFVVMFYSTIYFTRIYPSFRVRPLVFVTQAFLIMIALFAHVQIINRVSSFIPLHLWYLADRLLRNSFREQHPVGDDKIVKGYIYWLAFWIPIQTVLFACFLPPA from the coding sequence ATGATTCTTGGGATAACACTGACCTTCATCGTTTCGAGGCTCATTCTTTATGGACTGATTTTCGTTGCACCAACAGGTCAGTTTGATACTTCGACGGAACTTACACTGAAGAAATTACAGGCATTGGGGACTGACGATTATTGGAATGTCCACCTATGGAATAAGCTTTTGTCTTGGGATGCAGTTTTCTTCCTGAAGGGAATGACATCCAAAGGCAAGATTCCGAGGTTTGAACATGAACTTGCATTCTCAACTCTATGGTCGAGTATGGTTAAATATTTCGCCAAAACAGACGACGTCTATCAGACGTTAAAGGTTGCTGTTTTGTTGGAGAATATATTGTTTTATTCATCGAGTGTTGTACTATACTATTTAACGAGGGcgatcttttcagagaacaacaagaaacAATACTATGGCAAAAGGTTGGCCAAAATCTCAACTAATTTGTTCATTTTTACCAGCGCCTCAGGATTCTTGACAGGAATATACTCCGAGCCGCTATCCTTTGCGTTGACATTTGTTGGTATTTTGCTTCATGAGAAATCTACTAGCACCACTATTCCAAATGGTATTGATTGTAACTGGTCCCGATGGCCCTTTTATTTCTTATCGGCTAttttctttgctgttgCCACAATAAACAGAGCAAATTGTGTTCTCTTGGGCATATATTACATTGTCGATCTACTGCAACTGGTTTCGCACCGAAGGATGTTAAAAGCCTTgttttttcctcttcttgctggGACCACAATGCTGATTGTCTGTCTTTATCAGCACTACTCGTTACCATATCAGGCTTTTTGCCCACAAAGAGGTGAATGGTGCACAACTCAGATGTTCGACGGATTACCCTTTACTAAGACGAACTTTTACGGCTTTATACAAAGTCGCTATTGGAATTGTGGCTTCTTGAGATATTGGACACTCAACAATATTCCGAATTTCCTAATAGCCATGCCGAATTTTGTCGTAATGTTCTATTCGACTATTTACTTTACGAGGATCTATCCCTCTTTTAGAGTGAGGCCACTTGTCTTTGTCACACAAGCGTTTTTGATCATGATAGCCCTTTTTGCTCATGttcaaatcatcaacagAGTGTCCTCGTTCATACCGTTGCATCTTTGGTACCTAGCGGATAGACTGCTAAGAAACTCGTTTCGTGAGCAGCATCCAGTTGGCGACGATAAAATAGTCAAAGGGTATATTTATTGGCTCGCATTTTGGATACCGATACAAACTGTGCTCTTTGCATGCTTCCTGCCTCCAGCGTAA
- a CDS encoding resistance to Congo red protein (ancestral locus Anc_3.200), whose amino-acid sequence MSPIIRTNRYRQLYERTVVVTDNFDSSSGWIWGRWILFVIFVICIIAVGLGTARINRRRRTMGQAPILGTAWMTPPSYRQSQRHYNGPVEGSEDYVPQYTATANDQDLGYYDEHGEFHLNSKAEAQAPPAMTGETVSDSSESLERPRAAVTRDSYSSDLDQDFRRYVPPPPSDPPMAQPNMPGGFEDNAADTERSGIQVGNSDSVALQEISPPEKVKSSRGL is encoded by the coding sequence ATGAGCCCGATTATTAGAACGAACAGGTATAGACAGTTATATGAGAGAACCGTAGTTGTTACTGATAATTTTGATAGTAGTTCGGGATGGATTTGGGGTAGGTGGATTCTATTCGTCATATTTGTGATCTGTATAATAGCAGTCGGTTTAGGGACAGCCAGGATCAACAGACGAAGGCGAACCATGGGGCAAGCCCCCATCCTAGGCACAGCTTGGATGACCCCACCGTCGTACCGGCAGTCTCAAAGACATTATAACGGACCAGTGGAAGGCTCGGAGGATTACGTGCCTCAATATACTGCCACGGCCAATGATCAGGATTTGGGCTATTACGATGAGCATGGGGAGTTCCATTTGAATTCCAAGGCCGAAGCCCAGGCCCCGCCAGCTATGACGGGAGAAACGGTGTCGGACTCTTCGGAATCGTTGGAAAGACCGAGAGCAGCAGTTACGAGAGACTCATATTCTTCGGACTTGGATCAAGACTTCCGAAGGTACGTTCCGCCACCCCCTTCTGATCCTCCAATGGCACAACCCAACATGCCAGGAGGATTCGAGGACAACGCTGCCGACACTGAAAGATCAGGAATACAGGTCGGTAATTCGGATAGCGTAGCGTTGCAAGAAATCTCACCACCAGAAAAGGTCAAGAGTTCCAGAGGCTTGTGA
- the RER2 gene encoding ditrans,polycis-polyprenyl diphosphate synthase (ancestral locus Anc_3.203) — translation MEANTMIPGFSIASEWIKNIFSRTIRSSNCVPKHVGFVMDGNRRYARKNDIEIKEGHEAGFLSMSQVLELCYEAGVNTATVFAFSIENFKRSPSEVDHLMRLAREKIRQIAEHGELAERYGVRVKVIGDLTRLPKSVYEDVIETTEMTKNNTRATLNICFPYTSREEMLHSIRTLVEGDIKSDDINEASLEKNLYTGGDPPLELLVRTSGVTRLSDFLLWQVSQKGVVIELFDCLWPEFGPLRMAWVLLKFAFRKSFSDKEHQLEDDDGPLESQDDALNKKTL, via the coding sequence ATGGAGGCCAATACCATGATCCCTGGTTTTTCAATCGCATCAGAGTGGATAAAGAATATCTTCTCCCGCACAATAAGATCATCAAACTGTGTTCCTAAGCATGTCGGATTTGTGATGGACGGTAACAGACGGTATGCCCGGAAGAATGATATTGAAATAAAAGAAGGTCATGAAGCAGGATTTTTGAGCATGAGCCAAGTTCTAGAGCTATGCTATGAGGCGGGCGTGAATACGGCAACTGTTTTTGCattttcaattgagaaCTTCAAAAGAAGTCCATCAGAAGTGGATCATTTGATGAGATTAGCGCGTGAAAAGATTCGACAGATAGCTGAGCATGGTGAGTTAGCCGAGAGATACGGGGTACGAGTTAAGGTAATTGGAGATCTAACGCGACTTCCCAAGAGCGTTTATGAAGATGTGATAGAAACGACTGAAATGACAAAGAATAATACAAGAGCAACTTTAAACATTTGCTTTCCTTACACCAGCAGAGAAGAGATGCTTCACTCAATCAGAActcttgttgaaggagacATTAAAAGTGACGATATAAACGAGGCAAGCCTTGAAAAAAATCTATATACTGGCGGAGATCCGCCGCTCGAGTTGCTTGTGAGGACGAGTGGTGTTACGAGACTTAGCGATTTCCTTCTGTGGCAAGTGAGTCAGAAAGGCGTGGTGATCGAGCTATTTGATTGCCTATGGCCTGAATTCGGCCCTTTACGAATGGCATGGGTACTACTGAAGTTCGCTTTCAGGAAATCGTTCTCTGATAAAGAGCATCAGCTggaggatgacgatggGCCTCTCGAAAGCCAAGATGATGCTCTCAACAAAAAGACTCTGTAG
- the COQ1 gene encoding trans-hexaprenyltranstransferase (ancestral locus Anc_3.202), with the protein MFKGGLYCKRNAYRLCRHKSSFATALAAASRLVTPKIMLSNPVSLVSNEMNTLAKNIMALIGSGHPTLNRVTSYYFEAEGKKVRPLLVLLLSRALAAIPLNQRDHVKVDSEDVPEDPVYSKPPHMLLFEQPVRNFSPLHVLHGIKPLNPLTKGPEPLPQATFDQERGILPKQRRLAEIVEMIHTASLLHDDVIDHSDTRRGRPSGNIAFTNKMAVLGGDFLLGRATVSISRLRNPEVVELMSNSIANLVEGEFMQLKNTAVDGDPTTIQFGKKELPPLSGKLDNKVHEYHVPVKYEANITHDQMIETAFEYYLHKSYLKTAALISKSSRAAAILSGARENVIDQCYEFGKNLGICFQLVDDMLDFTVAGKDLGKPAGADLKLGIATAPVLYAWKEDPSLGPLIRRNFSQPGDVERAAGAVAKYDSVSKTRSLAQDYRDKALSNLRAALPESDARSALEFLTNSILTRRK; encoded by the coding sequence ATGTTTAAAGGTGGCTTATATTGCAAGAGAAATGCTTACCGGCTTTGTCGACACAAATCTTCGTTTGCTACAGCTTTAGCGGCTGCCAGTAGACTCGTTACGCCGAAGATTATGTTGAGCAATCCTGTATCTCTGGTTTCGAATGAAATGAACACGCTAGCGAAGAACATCATGGCTCTAATAGGTTCCGGACATCCAACTTTAAACAGAGTTACCAGTTATTATTTTGAAGCGGAGGGAAAGAAGGTGCGTCCTCTGCTTGTTTTGTTGCTTTCTCGAGCGCTAGCGGCAATACCGCTCAATCAGCGGGATCACGTCAAGGTGGACTCAGAGGATGTTCCCGAGGACCCAGTTTACTCCAAACCGCCTCATATGCTATTATTTGAACAACCGGTCCGCAACTTTTCTCCCTTGCATGTGCTTCATGGCATCAAGCCGTTGAATCCTCTTACTAAAGGGCCTGAACCACTACCGCAAGCAACGtttgaccaagaaagggGAATACTACCCAAGCAAAGGAGActtgctgaaattgtgGAAATGATTCATACAGCTTCTTTACTTCATGACGATGTCATAGATCATTCAGATAcgagaagaggaagaccTAGCGGTAACATAGCGTTTACTAATAAGATGGCTGTGCTTGGTGGTGATTTTCTCTTAGGCCGTGCGACAGTCTCTATCTCGAGGTTAAGGAATCCGGAGGTAGTTGAGCTAATGTCTAATAGCATTGCCAATCTTGTCGAGGGAGAGTTTATGCAATTGAAAAATACAGCTGTTGATGGCGACCCGACAACCATCCAGTTCGggaagaaggagctgccACCTTTATCAGGCAAGCTGGATAACAAAGTTCACGAATATCATGTACCCGTGAAGTATGAAGCGAACATCACTCACGATCAAATGATAGAAACAGCTTTTGAGTATTATTTACACAAATCCTATCTCAAGACAGCCGCCTTAATATCCAAGTCAAGTCGGGCTGCCGCCATATTATCAGGAGCCAGAGAAAACGTCATAGATCAATGTTATGAATTTGGGAAAAATCTCGGTATCTGCTTCCAACTCGTAGATGACATGCTAGACTTTACGGttgctggaaaagatttgGGCAAACCCGCCGGAGCCGACCTGAAATTGGGAATTGCGACTGCCCCAGTTCTATATGCTTGGAAAGAAGACCCTTCGCTTGGCCCTCTAATCCGTCGCAACTTCTCGCAGCCGGGGGACGTTGAACGGGCTGCTGGAGCAGTTGCAAAATATGACAGCGTTAGCAAAACTCGGAGCTTGGCACAAGATTACAGAGATAAGGCCTTGAGTAATCTACGTGCTGCATTGCCTGAATCTGATGCTCGCTCCGCTTTAGAGTTTCTGACCAATAGCATTCTcaccagaagaaaatag
- the MAF1 gene encoding RNA polymerase III-inhibiting protein MAF1 (ancestral locus Anc_3.197), protein MKFIDELDVERVNQTLNFETNDCKILGACDIFTTKPVASDKKLYKTIDHHLESLLQENEGYNAALQQQAILDSNGSLSGTLSDNHSNDFNSFWEQKRRMSVSENQGNSGPNNSLNGVAFKSNKLNDQNLKELVHHGDSGYLSSSSTESSSRVKGKIRRTSSANSFQGSRSSLGRRRSSAYESNINIGPFGPINETASRRTFAYLIAILNASYPDHDFSSLEPTDFIKVSLKSMISKFENSLYSLGKQPEAWMWEVINSHMDMSDCVIYQYSPAKSFMDDEPGHLWSLKWFLFNKKRKRVAYLYLTCLRLKRSSSDSINDDEDKDAPQAKNKRRFTIEDDISRFEGEYDLTYDENAIEDDEDHVIESEK, encoded by the exons ATGAAG TTCATTGATGAATTGGATGTAGAACGAGTCAATCAAACACTGAACTTTGAGACGAATGATTGCAAGATATTGGGCGCATGTGATATATTCACAACAAAACCTGTAGCCTCTGATAAGAAGCTGTATAAGACAATAGATCATCATTTGGAATCGTTATTGCAAGAGAATGAAGGATATAATGCTGCGCTACAACAGCAAGCTATATTGGACTCAAATGGTTCCTTATCGGGGACATTATCGGATAATCACTCAAATGACTTCAATTCGTTCTGGGAACAAAAGAGGCGGATGTCTGTTAGTGAAAACCAAGGCAATAGTGGCCCTAATAACAGCTTAAATGGAGTGGCTTTCAAAAGCAATAAACTAAATGATCAGAACTTGAAGGAGCTGGTTCACCACGGCGACTCTGGATACCTTAGCTCTTCATCTACAGAATCATCCAGTCGTGTCAAAGGCAAGATTAGAAGGACCAGCAGTGCAAATAGCTTCCAGGGTAGCAGGTCATCTCTTGgaaggagaagatcttcCGCTTACGAGAGCAATATAAACATAGGTCCATTTGGGCCCATCAATGAGACGGCGAGCCGGAGAACATTTGCATACTTGATTGCTATTTTGAATGCTTCGTATCCAGACCATgatttttcgtctttgGAACCTACCGATTTTATTAAGGTTTCGCTCAAATCCATGATATCAAAATTCGAGAACTCATTATATTCTCTGGGGAAACAACCTGAAGCATGGATGTGGGAGGTGATAAATTCCCACATGGACATGTCAGATTGTGTGATTTACCAATATTCTCCGGCAAAATCTTTTATGGATGACGAGCCCGGCCACCTCTGGAGTCTCAAGTGGTTTTTATTCAATAAGAAGAGAAAGCGTGTGGCCTATTTGTATCTGACCTGCCTAAGATTAAAGCGCTCTTCTAGCGATAGTatcaatgatgacgaggataAAGATGCTCCTCAAGCAAAGAATAAAAGAAGATTTACAATAGAAGATGACATCAGTCGATTTGAAGGCGAATACGACTTGACTTATGACGAAAACGCTAtcgaagacgatgaagaccATGTCATTGAGAGTGAGAAGTAG
- the RAD57 gene encoding putative DNA-dependent ATPase RAD57 (ancestral locus Anc_3.198) yields the protein MDLYDELPQSELLHFEEFTALLEASRQHQVSVLEFLTVGARELARLLQRSINEVIKFQGLLSADFEKQLLASRPKLVKQCREPKPFSSADVGIDRVLGGGIYTHGITEIYGESSTGKSQLLLQLSLAVQLPCAMGGLEGKCVYITTEGDLPTQRLQDMIASRQEFKENGVTQDNIFTVSCNDLISQEHILDVQLPILLEQNKDTIKLIIIDSISHHIRVELRSNSFRESQDNKFYIDRLAERLLEMANKHSLAIVVANQVGDKPLPDRASLAPQQVEDYEYQVGWMVGWKDSTILFRQKFNDPRTGFSTSAVANNHFDNILSDDEDAHLIEHEWNKVLSSIKNGNDAQDQAHKRKLPDNAINKEPPKETNRFKRRKRKIDQHVPNLGLTWANHISTRILLRKVYKASQLIKRGELHLYKGSDPSAFWQVRRTIKVVFSAYAEQDQTSFAISRRGVETLTA from the coding sequence ATGGATCTGTATGATGAACTACCCCAGAGTGAGCTGCTGCATTTCGAGGAGTTTACAGCCTTGTTAGAAGCGAGCCGGCAACATCAGGTCTCGGTGTTGGAGTTCCTAACAGTGGGCGCCAGGGAACTCGCAAGACTTTTGCAGCGTTCAATCAACGAAGTTATAAAGTTTCAGGGCTTGCTCTCAGCAGATTTTGAGAAGCAATTACTAGCCTCACGGCCGAAATTGGTTAAGCAATGCAGAGAACCGAAGCCATTCTCATCCGCAGATGTGGGAATAGATCGAGTCCTGGGTGGAGGTATTTATACTCATGGAATAACCGAAATATACGGAGAAAGTTCTACGGGGAAGTCTCAATTGCTCCTGCAGCTCTCTCTTGCTGTTCAACTGCCGTGTGCTATGGGAGGGCTGGAAGGCAAATGCGTTTATATAACGACTGAGGGTGATCTTCCGACTCAGAGGTTGCAAGATATGATTGCGTCGAGGCAGGAGTTCAAGGAGAACGGTGTCACTCAGGATAATATCTTTACCGTAAGTTGCAATGACTTAATTTCTCAAGAGCATATCCTTGATGTTCAGCTACCAATACTGCTTGAGCAGAATAAAGACACTATAAaactcatcatcattgatTCAATTTCGCATCATATTCGGGTAGAATTACGGAGCAACTCTTTCAGGGAGTCACAAGATAATAAGTTTTACATTGATCGGCTAGCTGAAAGGCTACTGGAGATGGCTAATAAACATTCTCTGGCCATCGTAGTTGCAAATCAGGTGGGCGACAAGCCGTTGCCCGATCGTGCGTCTTTAGCTCCACAGCAAGTAGAGGATTACGAGTACCAGGTTGGCTGGATGGTTGGTTGGAAAGATTCAACCATCCTGTTTCGTCAGAAATTCAACGACCCCCGTACAGGGTTTTCTACTAGTGCCGTAGCCAACAATCATTTCGATAATATCCTGTCggatgatgaggatgcACATCTTATTGAGCATGAGTGGAATAAGGTCTTGAGTTCAATAAAGAACGGAAATGATGCGCAAGATCAAGCCCACAAAAGAAAGCTGCCGGATAATGCAATTAACAAGGAGCCGCCGAAAGAAACTAATCGCTTCAAAAGACGAAAACGAAAAATCGATCAGCATGTTCCTAATCTGGGGTTAACCTGGGCTAATCATATCTCGACGCGCATTCTTCTGCGTAAAGTCTATAAAGCCTCGCAACTCATCAAACGTGGAGAGTTGCATCTCTACAAAGGTAGTGATCCGTCAGCTTTTTGGCAAGTACGAAGAACGATTAAGGTCGTTTTCTCTGCTTATGCAGAACAGGATCAAACATCATTCGCTATTAGCAGAAGAGGTGTAGAGACGTTAACGGCTTGA
- the UGA2 gene encoding succinate-semialdehyde dehydrogenase (NAD(P)(+)) (ancestral locus Anc_3.199) — MAAKETPSPVLKNKDLLRDAAFINGRWIKEASEYFEVTDPASGKVIAKLPDQPISAVEEAIDVANNAFKTFKNTTPRQRSAWLRNLFNLMNENQEDLAKILTWENGKALSEARGEIKYAASYFEWFAEEAVRSYGVTIQPGNCSNRAYTIRQPVGVCGMICPWNFPSAMITRKVAPAFAAGCTIVLKPDSQTPLSALALAYLVEKAGFPRGCFNLVLSHTRTPEFGLKLCESPKVKKITFTGSTNVGKILMEQSASTMKKLSLELGGNAPFIVFEDADIDEAVEQALACKFRGLGQTCVCANRFYVQSSIIEEFSEKLAGKVKKFIIGPGLQEETTHGCLINQKAIKKVDEHAQDAIEKGAEVVLKGGPLPEIGETFYSPVILTKVPHSAKVSKEETFGPLCAIFSFDTLEEVIGYANDTNVGLASYVFSKNVDKIYTVAEALETGMVSCNTGIFSDVAIPFGGVKESGFGREGSLYGLEDYTIIKTVTIGNLPNRI; from the coding sequence ATGGCAGCAAAAGAGACTCCTAGTCCAGTTTTGAAAAATAAAGATTTATTAAGAGATGCCGCTTTTATCAACGGTCGGTGGATCAAGGAGGCTTCAGAATACTTTGAAGTAACTGATCCGGCCTCTGGGAAAGTTATTGCCAAGTTGCCAGATCAGCCTATCAGTGCTGTGGAAGAGGCGATTGATGTTGCCAATAATGCTTTCAAGACCTTCAAGAATACCACGCCCAGACAAAGATCTGCTTGGCTGAGAAATTTATTCAATCTTATGAACGAGAACCAGGAGGACTTGGCAAAAATTCTTACATGGGAGAATGGTAAAGCCTTGAGCGAAGCTCGTGGTGAAATCAAATATGCCGCCTCTTATTTTGAATGGtttgctgaagaagctgttaGGTCCTATGGTGTTACTATTCAGCCTGGAAACTGCTCGAATAGAGCTTATACTATAAGGCAGCCTGTTGGGGTTTGCGGGATGATCTGTCCTTGGAACTTCCCATCCGCAATGATTACCAGAAAGGTTGCGCCGGCTTTTGCAGCGGGATGTACGATCGTCTTGAAGCCTGATTCTCAAACCCCTCTGTCCGCATTGGCGCTTGCTTATCTGGTCGAGAAGGCAGGATTCCCTAGAGGTTGCTTTAATTTGGTTCTTTCTCATACAAGGACTCCGGAGTTTGGTTTGAAGCTATGTGAGTCGCCAAAGGTAAAGAAAATCACCTTCACTGGTTCAACCAACGTGGGTAAGATTCTCATGGAACAGTCGGCCTCCacgatgaagaaactgtcTCTCGAACTTGGTGGAAATGCGCCCTTTATCGTCTTCGAAGATGCGGATATCGATGAAGCGGTCGAGCAAGCTCTTGCTTGCAAATTTAGGGGTCTCGGCCAAACTTGCGTTTGCGCTAACAGGTTTTATGTCCAATCAAGCATCATCGAAGAGTTTTCAGAGAAACTAGCTGGTAAAGTTAAGAAATTTATTATTGGCCCTGGCCTACAAGAGGAAACCACTCACGGTTGTTTGATCAATCAGAAAGCCATTAAAAAGGTGGACGAGCACGCGCAAGACGCAATTGAGAAAGGTGCCGAGGTAGTCCTCAAAGGTGGCCCTTTGCCTGAGATCGGAGAAACGTTCTATTCTCCGGTGATTTTGACGAAAGTTCCTCACTCAGCTAAGGTATCTAAGGAGGAAACTTTTGGTCCATTGTGCGCTATCTTTTCCTTCGACACATTGGAAGAAGTAATAGGTTATGCAAATGATACAAATGTCGGGTTGGCATCCTACGTGTTCTCTAAGAACGTTGATAAAATCTACACAGTGGCTGAAGCCCTGGAGACAGGTATGGTTTCTTGCAATACCGGGATTTTCTCTGACGTTGCTATCCCATTCGGCGGTGTCAAAGAATCGGGTTTCGGTAGGGAAGGTTCCCTTTACGGTCTCGAGGACTACACGATTATTAAAACAGTTACCATTGGTAACTTACCCAACAGAATTTAG